From the Lolium rigidum isolate FL_2022 chromosome 2, APGP_CSIRO_Lrig_0.1, whole genome shotgun sequence genome, one window contains:
- the LOC124690607 gene encoding uncharacterized protein LOC124690607 translates to MQRLLVHGARGIGCSSRGLVGDSSVMPAVGNGVLLPRYHSTEKHDDSDTTLGEIGEKARTTAEEFLKIAKEKTEEVTEEAKETAHETKEAVLGESGDEKESFKQRVEQGRYHQK, encoded by the exons ATGCAGAGGCTGCTTGTTCATGGCGCGAGGGGCATCGGTTGCTCCTCCAGGGGTTTGGTGGGCGATTCCTCTGTCATGCCTGCAGTAGGCAACGGCGTCCTGCTGCCCAGG TATCACTCAACCGAGAAACACGATGACAGCGACACTACACTGGGCGAAATCGGAGAGAAAGCGAGGACAACGGCAGAGGAGTTCCTGAAGATTGCCAAGGAGAAGACCGAGGAGGTCACCGAAGAAGCAAAGGAAACAGCGCACGAGACCAAGGAAGCGGTGCTCGGGGAGTCCGGCGACGAGAAGGAGTCGTTCAAGCAGAGGGTCGAGCAGGGGAGGTACCACCAGAAATAG